The following proteins come from a genomic window of Pelosinus sp. IPA-1:
- a CDS encoding methylmalonyl-CoA mutase family protein — MDKESLKAKVAEYTAKVEKASAKFPERKNLEYNRLYTPLDLEGQDYERDLGLPGSYPFTRGVQPTMYRGRFWTMRMYAGFSTAEESNKRYRYLLESGSTGLSCAFDLPTQIGYDSDDIISEGEVGKVGVAIDSLADMEILFDQIDLGKVSTSMTINAPASVLLAMYIAVAEKNGIGADKLNGTIQNDILKEYAARGTYIFPPKPSMRLITNIFEYCSKNVPNWNTISISGYHIREAGSTAAQEIAFTIADGIAYCEAAIKAGLDVDAFAGRLSFFWNAHNNVLEEVAKFRASRRVWAKVMKERFGAKNPKSWMLRVHTQTAGSMLTAQQPENNIVRVALQTAAAVMGGTQSLHTNSKDEALALPTEDSVRVALRTQQIVAYESGLADVVDPLAGSYYVEAMTNEIEAAAWEYIKKIDDIGGAVVAIEEGYIQREIQDSAYKWQKEVENNDRVIVGVNKFQIEEKPIEGLLRVDASVGELQKKKLADLRAKRDNAAVTAALAKLEAACKDESVNLMPIILEAVKTYATLGEICGVMRKVFGEYQAHATL, encoded by the coding sequence ATGGATAAAGAAAGTTTGAAAGCAAAAGTGGCGGAGTATACTGCCAAAGTAGAAAAAGCAAGTGCAAAATTCCCAGAACGCAAAAACCTGGAGTATAACAGACTCTATACTCCATTAGACCTTGAGGGACAAGATTATGAACGTGATCTAGGATTACCAGGTTCTTATCCTTTCACTCGTGGTGTACAACCTACTATGTATCGCGGTCGTTTCTGGACCATGCGTATGTATGCCGGTTTCTCCACAGCAGAAGAATCCAACAAAAGATATCGTTACCTGTTAGAATCAGGCAGCACAGGCCTTTCTTGCGCCTTCGACTTACCAACCCAAATTGGTTATGATTCGGATGATATCATCTCCGAAGGCGAAGTCGGTAAAGTTGGGGTAGCGATTGACTCCTTGGCAGATATGGAAATTTTGTTTGATCAAATCGATTTAGGCAAAGTATCCACCTCCATGACAATTAATGCTCCTGCATCCGTATTACTTGCGATGTACATTGCCGTAGCTGAAAAGAATGGTATTGGAGCTGACAAATTAAACGGTACCATTCAAAATGATATTTTGAAAGAATATGCAGCACGTGGTACCTACATTTTCCCTCCCAAACCTTCGATGCGCTTAATCACGAACATCTTTGAATATTGCTCCAAGAATGTACCAAACTGGAACACGATTTCCATTTCCGGTTACCATATCCGTGAAGCCGGCTCCACTGCTGCCCAAGAAATCGCTTTCACCATTGCTGATGGTATTGCGTATTGTGAAGCAGCGATTAAAGCAGGCCTTGACGTTGATGCCTTTGCTGGTCGCTTATCCTTCTTCTGGAACGCACACAACAACGTATTAGAAGAAGTAGCGAAATTCCGTGCATCCCGTCGTGTATGGGCAAAAGTCATGAAAGAACGTTTTGGCGCAAAAAATCCAAAATCTTGGATGCTTCGCGTACATACACAAACAGCAGGTTCCATGCTAACCGCACAACAACCTGAAAACAACATCGTTCGTGTTGCACTGCAAACAGCAGCAGCTGTAATGGGTGGAACGCAATCCTTACACACCAACTCCAAAGATGAAGCGTTGGCATTGCCAACAGAAGATTCCGTACGTGTAGCACTTCGTACCCAACAAATCGTTGCTTACGAAAGTGGACTTGCTGACGTTGTCGATCCATTGGCCGGTTCTTACTATGTAGAAGCGATGACCAATGAAATCGAAGCAGCTGCTTGGGAATATATTAAGAAAATTGATGATATCGGTGGTGCAGTAGTTGCCATTGAAGAAGGTTATATCCAAAGAGAAATCCAAGACAGTGCTTACAAATGGCAAAAAGAAGTGGAAAACAATGATCGCGTAATCGTTGGTGTCAACAAATTCCAAATCGAAGAAAAACCAATAGAAGGCCTCTTACGAGTTGATGCTTCTGTAGGCGAATTGCAAAAGAAAAAATTGGCTGATCTAAGAGCCAAACGTGATAACGCTGCCGTAACTGCTGCTTTGGCTAAACTAGAAGCTGCATGTAAGGATGAGAGCGTAAACCTAATGCCAATTATTTTAGAAGCAGTTAAGACCTATGCAACACTAGGCGAAATTTGTGGCGTAATGCGTAAAGTCTTTGGTGAATACCAAGCGCATGCAACACTGTAA